From a single Salvelinus sp. IW2-2015 linkage group LG22, ASM291031v2, whole genome shotgun sequence genomic region:
- the LOC111949420 gene encoding serpin H1 — protein MWVTNVVVLCLLAVAASEEDKKKLSSHATTMADKSANLAFSLYHMVAKEKGLDNILISPVVVASSLGMVALGGKASTASQVKSVLSADALKDEHLHTGLSELLTEVSDPKTRNVTWKISNRLYGPSSVTFADNFVKSSKKHYNYDHSKINLRDKRSAVNSINEWAAKSTDGKLPEITKDVQNADGATIANAMFFKPHWDEKFHEKMVDNRGFLVTRSFTVSVPMMHRTGLYKFHDDTENRLFVLDMPLGQKQSSLVFIMPYHLEPLDRLEKLLTRKQLETWMGKMEERAVAISLPKVSMEVSHNLQKTLGELGLTDAVDKTKADLSNISGKKDLYLSNVFHASSMEWDIEGNPFDTSIFGSEKLRNPKLFYADHPFIFLVKDNKTNSILFIGRMVRPKGDKMRDEL, from the exons ATGTGGGTAACCAACGTTGTAGTTCTGTGCCTCCTGGCCGTTGCGGCCTCCGAAGAAGACAAGAAGAAGCTGAGCAGCCATGCCACCACCATGGCTGACAAGAGCGCCAACCTGGCCTTCAGCCTCTACCACATGGTGGccaaggagaagggccttgataaCATCCTGATATCCCCTGTGGTGGTAGCCTCCTCCCTTGGTATGGTGGCTCTCGGAGGCAAGGCATCCACCGCCTCCCAGGTCAAGTCTGTCCTCAGCGCTGACGCCCTGAAGGATGAGCACCTGCACACAGGCCTGTCAGAGCTCCTGACTGAGGTCAGCGACCCCAAGACCCGTAACGTCACATGGAAGATCAGTAACCGCCTCTACGGCCCCAGCTCGGTCACCTTCGCCGACAACTTTGTGAAGAGCAGCAAGAAGCATTACAACTATGACCACTCGAAGATCAACCTCAGGGACAAGAGGAGCGCAGTGAACTCCATCAACGAATGGGCGGCCAAGTCGACAGACGGCAAGCTGCCTGAGATCACCAAGGATGTGCAGAATGCTGACGGAGCAACGATCGCCAACGCTATGTTCTTCAAGC CTCACTGGGATGAGAAGTTTCATGAGAAGATGGTAGACAACCGTGGCTTCCTGGTGACCCGTTCATTCACAGTCTCTGTTCCCATGATGCATCGCACCG GTCTCTATAAGTTCCATGATGACACAGAGAACAGGTTGTTTGTGCTGGACATGCCACTGGGCCAGAAGCAGTCCAGCCTGGTGTTCATCATGCCCTATCACCTGGAACCCCTTGACAGGCTGGAGAAGCTGCTGACCCGCAAGCAGCTGGAAACCTGGATGggcaagatggaggagagggcCGTGGCCATCTCTCTGCCCAAAGTCAGCATGGAGGTTAGCCACAACCTCCAG AAAACTCTTGGTGAACTTGGTCTGACCGACGCTGTGGACAAAACCAAGGCCGATCTGTCCAACATCTCCGGCAAGAAGGACCTGTACCTCTCCAACGTGTTCCACGCCTCTTCAATGGAGTGGGACATCGAGGGGAACCCCTTCGACACCAGCATCTTCGGAAGCGAGAAGCTGAGGAACCCCAAGTTGTTCTATGCTGACCATCCCTTCATCTTCCTGGTGAAGGACAACAAGACCAACTCCATCCTCTTCATCGGCAGAATGGTGCGACCCAAAGGAGACAAGATGCGTGACGAGTTGTAA